DNA from Etheostoma spectabile isolate EspeVRDwgs_2016 chromosome 23, UIUC_Espe_1.0, whole genome shotgun sequence:
ggaaataaagacaaattaGATGCAAGAGCATttttattcacacacaaacacacacacacacacacacacacacacacacacacacacacacacacacacacacacacacacacacacacacatacaatggCAACAGCTGCACCCACCATGAAATAGAGTAGCACAGAATGATCCATTATTGATTGCACTCATTCAACACATTGTAGTCAAGAGGCATGAGGACTGTAAGTGTTTTAGGGTTTAAGAGTTctaataaacatgtatttttttatacacaatAATGTTCAACTTGCAAGACATGatcacactcacatacacacacagacactcgcaaacacccacccacacacacatactcaggtCATCAGATTACTGTTTGTTGACGGCAGATTCGATGAAGCTGACAAAGACTTCCTGGAATTGTTTATCATGAGCTCAAAAGTAGTCAATGTGTCAGAGTGTGTTATGTGTTTAATAACTCAAGAGGTATTTTCTACTATAATTACGGGTGCAATATGTATTATGTTTTAAAGCAGAGCTGTGTAATCATAGTGAGGACCCGCCCTCTGGACATGATGACTTTTATACCACGCATGCATGGTGAATGACCCATTCTGACCAAAGTAGTGCCAGTTTTAGCTCAGGTGCTCCCTTGATACCACAAGACTTAACATGGCAACTGGTTCACACTTTATGGGTGTTGTTAGCACAGTTATAACAAATACCAAATTTAAAAAGACTCACAATGAGGCCAATTATTTGCATCCTGTGAATAATAAAAGTCTTGTGTTGAACATTTATCAGACAAAAATtccatttacataaaaaaagaaaagaaatgaaaactaaaagGGGCTGCTTGGTAACAGGATTCCCAaagtacaaagtctttggataTTAGACTCCATCGTAACAATATGTTTTAAAGTTGTAGCAAAACCCAGACATATGccccgatggagtctagacactggtggtggtgaagAAAGATCACAGGGGACAAAACCAAAAGTGCCAAGGGGGCGGTCAGCTGATAAAGACCCGGGGTATCATGGATTGAGACAACCAGTGTTTGAAGGGGAGGAGGTGGGTCCCACTCTAGTCCTGACATGACTAGAGGTCGAGACCAGATTTAAAACAGggatgtcatgctgtgattggcttgtGAAACACATGCTGATTCTGATTTGTTTAACTGAAAAGTGAATGCATGGATATATCTAATGGTTACTAAAAAGTGAATGCATAGAAACAGTTGATTAACTAGGAGCGATGGGAAAATATTATTGGAGTCTTCCTTTAAGAATACCCCACCCATTGTCAAATACTCCATCAATTACACAATCCaattccatcaacatccatcatTCGCTGAGCTCCATTAAAGCCAAATGGCCAAACAAATTAACATCGCCACCATgttaaaaatagaaagtcctttATTTATTTGGTATCCTCCCATTTACGTACTACATGGTGTGCAATGGAAATGGACCGCTACACAAAGCTTTCGAGACAatatatctctctttctctcactccctttgtttttctctcaaattCAAAAAGGCTTTAAATGGGCATTAGCCAttgttaaaaaagcaattgaaacacaaaaataacaattataATTGGAACAGCAAAAGGCAAGTATAAAATCCAGATATGCTTAAGTGCAtacatatttgcatatttatataaatacaagCAGAATTGCCACTTTTGCTAAGTATCTCTACATGAGCCTGTTCCTGTCTTTTTTGTTCTATCTGCATTTAAGACAAAGAACCAGACGTTGATGCTACCTAGCAGAAAACATCCACAGTCTGTGTCTATAAATAGGCATGCCAATttcttacacatacacacacacacacacaaaaacacacacacacattcacatcccCCTCCAGAGGCGTCTGTGAAACTGGCCAGTCTCATTGGAGCTGCCTCCACAGTctttattttcttactttttattGGTAGCCCAATTACATTAGCTATCACAAGCTACAATGAAAAACACTTTCATACTTTGTTGGTGTCTAGCCAAAAATTTGGAGTATTTGACAATAGgtggggtatgtgtgtgtgtggggggggtgacCAACTCAGTATATTTCAAATCCTGGCCATCGCCTTGCTCATATTTGTATCTCAGGTagcttattaaaaaaagaagcaaggcagtaatttaaaaagaattgttgtCAAATACAGAAATGTGAAAAATCATATAAAAACTTTTATGCAAACTACACATTTACTGCATGACTGTCCTTTACTGTATCATTACTGGGTCTCATCTCTCCTTGTAACCTTCCGTCTCTGTGGTCTGCCTGGTTAAATCAGGGACaaataaagatgaagatgaaggcaacacacacacacacacacacacacacacacacacacacagggctttGGGCATGTATGTAgttgcacacaaacaaagactTCTAATTCTCCCAGAAGTGACTGTGCTGATGCATCAGGACACTCCCGGCAGAGCAGATACCACAAACAAAGCTCTCGTGTTTGATCTTCATCAGGAACATGTACCATACAAAGCCAGCTGCTTCACTGTGTGTACAGAAAGAAACCTCAGGCTGCGGCTCTGACTAATTGTTGGGATCCTGCAGTGAGCCATAATTACCATGAAAGACCGCAGTGCCGTTTCGTCCAACAAAATCAAATGTTGGCTTTCATTCAACCGGACCACAGCTGTCAGACTGGGATACCACAGCAAATGGTGCATCAATTGCTTGTTGCAACATTTTATCTAGAAAAAACTGAATGACAAAAGTATGTCGCCAAATGTGACTTTTATATAAAGACATCTGAGTATCGGACGAACCGTCAAAGCCTACAATATGAGTGTGAACCTGTATACATCCTGCCTTTGTTTCAGGGTGATTAATGCTGGTAAGAGTGCGCTGAATGAAGACCAGGCCTGCTGCGAGGTGGTTGTAGCGAGAAGGAGGCCAATGAGCTACTGCCCTCCCTCCACACCCAGCAAGACCCCCACGGCAAAGAGACGCAATTCCCTGCCCAATGGAGAGGGCCTGGGGCTCCGTGTTGACCACAGCAAGCTTGGAGAGGTAAGCAGACATAAATATACACTCCTTTGAATGAGTTAGTATTATGCACAAAGGGTATACagtgtacatttcttttttttaacagtattgATACTGAGTGGACTATCCTGGTTtcataaaataaactaaaattgTGTAAAATGAGTTAACCCAGCCATAGCTGACAATATACTTAAGAAGGTAACCATCcattaggaaaaaaacatagcatttaaggagaaaaaaatgttttaggtaAAATAATCTTTGGTGGGAGTAGGTTTTATTAAACCACATGTACAGTAAGTCAGTGCAACCTCCGCTAATTGACTATCAGCCACAAAACTGCTCTCAGAGGAAGCCCTTGAGACAGACGATCATGATGTCATGTTCAAAAGTCCCAAATGTTTGCGTCCAAACTCATTTGTTTCCAGGGTTACACCCACTGCACTGCGTGAGAATGCTTGCACAGAAGCCTGTTAGGGAATGTGGtgtaattcttatttttttcatttcctggtACAGTTTTAGTGGGGCAGGATGTACAACAACATTATTTGACAAATACAGTGTATTTAAGCTCAGGTAGTACAAAGCAGAGTGTGTGATGGCACAGACGTGACAGAGGTGGCCTCTCTGCAGCTCCGAACACTTGAGTCAACAGGATGAGTCATGATGTTTTCTCCTGGGCCTCTCCTCCCAGCGTTCCCTCACACATATTACAAGCCCATCCAGCAGCATTAGTCATTAagatttacatttcatttctttttcagatGTCAAATTGTGCtttaaaaattacattatttcaGCCCGAGTATGGTATGTATGATGAGTTGAAGGAGGACTTTTGCCTACTTTTGTCAGATTTAGATCAATCATTTGCCTCTATACTTTATGAGCACAAAGatgaatttaaaatacaatttcccATTACTTCGAAATAAAAAAAGGGCAGTAAGATAATCTTTGTCTCGACAGCTTGATTTTTAGTCACATATTTATCGAAAGAGGTGACCTATGACCCAGCTGTGTTTCCCATCAACGCCCTGCTTTCATTGGAATACAGTCCATCGCTGCCAAGGACTGACGGGTTGTTTTAGTTCACAGCATGGGAGAAATGGTCCTGCCTGAATTATATAGATTTCCACTGAAAACCCATTATTCTGATGTTATAATCCCAAGAAATGGTATgaggtacaattccagtgaaattgTATTCCATCAGCCCCTTCAACTAGAGCATGATTCATCATGAAGTAGATTGTGTCTGCACAGGATGCTCAGCAGAGAAGTTGCAGTTGGTGTTTAATTCATCCACGCTTGCCGCGGTGTCTgatctgatgtagagatggagaTGGACACAGAGATGGTCTTGCTTGTCCACGTAGTCAGGATGGTAGTCATAGGTCGTAGCTGACCATCATCTTCACCTTTTCCCTCGGTCTTTACCTTAACATTAAAAAACCTTGGTGAGATGTCTTGGTCCTGATGAGCGACTCAAAGTCATGAGATGGCCACAGGGATCGTCTTGCTAGCTCAAGCTCATCTTCTCCATCTTTTCCTCCGTGTTTACTTTGATGTTTCCATTTGAAAACTTGACTGACAAGCTGGCTGCCGACGACAGTCAGCAGTTGATTGGCATGAAGCTATCATCGTCAGCAGGAGACTTAGCAAGTTGATTTCCCGATCCTGATGAGCCTCTTAGTCACATGACATCACTGTCCACGTCAACCACACAAAGCACAAGTCATTTCTATTTTGTAAAATAGAAAATTCAGCACAAATTTGGCAGAGCTGACAATGAGGCAACTGGAGAGGTCAGCGCCTTCTAGAACATAACATTTGGTACAATGGCTCCACCAGATTGTAAAGTGGTCATTATAGCAAGTAGCAACAGTTTATTAGTCATAACAGAAATTGCTATTTTTAGTTGGAAAATATCTTACATCTGGGTGTGGTTTAAGTTTAGACAGATGTTTCTGGACAgccacaacattttattttatatataaatgagtCTGTAGTTTTTCTGTGGCACACTTCAGACTCCATTTATATAACATTGTTTATGGGTATTAAAAGCCCCACTAGTGAATTTGACTTTATAATAAGAAATGAGTCTAAATGCTGATCTTCTTCTAGAGCCTTTCTGTGGAAAGTCTGATCTGGCAgttgcagacagacagattagTGGGTGTGAAGATATTCATTATTGAGTTAAAAACAGTCCTTTATCATTTTGATCAGGATTGTGTGgttgaatgtgtaattttcTGTGCTACTGCATGCTGTTGCCACTTGCTATTAATTCGATATGCATGATGCATGTGTCTGCAGGACAGTGAAGGACTGGTGTTCCACTACTGGGCCTTGTTCGATGGCCACGCTGGCTCAGGTGCAGCAATTGTCGCCTCCCGCCTACTGCAGCACCACATCGCCTGCCAGCTCCAGGCCGTCATCGAGATCCTACGTAACGTTGCTTCTTTGCCACCGACCGTCCTGGGCGAGGAGCCCGACAACAACCCCTACTTCCAGGGAAACACCCCAGGCCCTCACCGAGCCCTGACCCGGGCCGCTTCTCTGCGCGGGGCCTCAGGTGCACCAGGTTCCCCGAGCAACACCCCGCCTCCGCCACGCTTCTTTACTGAGAAGAAGATCCAGCATGAGAGCCTGGTGATAGGAGCCATAGAGAACGCCTTCAAAGAGATGGTGAGAGAATGGTGCAGCAAGGCCATGATGAACTTAAGCCCACTCCTCCTGATCGGCCATGAAAGCTTTCATACTCACCCAAAGCCACACTGTCATGCATCATTAACATTTTATGATTTGGGCTGAGAGTCTTTTGTCGAGAAATTTAAAGTAAGGTTGCAAacaatttttcattattttctcgCGGGGATCAGTTGTCTGACCTCTGTTACAGACCTGCCTTGTCATCATCCCGTTATCAGCATCTTCATAGCCTGCACTAGTTCCGCTTTCTCCTCAATCCGGAGTTCCACACTTCGAgcatattatatcaatataataatCAATATGCTACACCTTTAGTTATTTCGGCTGCTATGACATGTCACGtgctttgtaaattatttacTACTTGAAAGTTGTAATGTGAATCTACACACAGATATCTGAATCAGATATGATGATCATTTACtcttttaagtcattttttaagcaaagatggcaaaagaaaaataagtggttccagcttctcaaatgtaaatgtctgttgGTTTGTTAAATCTTGCTGATAGTCAGTTGAATATTGTTGGGTTAGAATTCAAACAAGACAATTGAATATGTCTTCCTGggtgattaatcaagaaaaataattacagaTTATTGGGATCATGGACATGGACAcgatttttcactctgttagtacagatgcacacacattaaacacaggcCTAAATTACACATATGTAGTAAGTGAAGGAGCCAAGACAATGCAAATGagcacagattttaaaaaaagctgatAGCAAATGCTGAATTAGTTTTTACTATCATACTATGACATATgctatacacacactaatattcTGACCTGAGGGCAAAAAGGCACACATATTTACCAACACACACCCCTTTTCTAAATTTTCTGACCAAAATCTTTAGCATCTCTATTTACAGTGTATTTTGACATCTGGCTTATGAAATCATGGCTCCAGGCCAAATGCTACTTAACCACACACATAAGCATTAGACTGCAGATTGCTGGTGCTCCAGTTCAAAGGCAGCATCTGACTAAAAGTGTCTCAagtcatgtatttttttattaaaaatacttAGCTGAAATTCTGTGCTTTTGAAGAAACAGCTAGAGGCCAAGTACTTTTTTATGTTACTAATAGAATCCCAACCTTTTAAATTTCCCTTCCACTGTTTTGTTTCgtaggatttttttaaattgctttgaGAAGAGAATGTCTGTAGAAACCAAAGTCTATGCAGTATTACCACTAGATGGCAATGGAAAACAGTCTACACTGTTCGAGCTGCGGTACCCAGATTGGCACCACACGCCACCCTCATGTAAAAAGAAGCACTCTTCCATTTGATTTGACATTCTTTGTAGGCGATTATGACTGCATCAGAGAGTTCTGTTTGCAGGGTTTCAGAAAGCAGAAAAATGCATGTGGTTATATCCCTGTTGTAGATGGTGAATTGCAGAATTACAAGTAACAAATACATAGTAAGCATGGAATGGAGGGGTTAAAAACACactgagtgtgtgcatgtacgaTCAGTATAAAGCCTTTTAAACCTTGACATGCGAAGGTAATATGCAAGCCCTCTCACATATCACTGTCGACAttatacatgcacaaacaatTCTTGTTTACTGACATGCGGTCAACAAGAGGTTCAGGTTAAACCGATCAATAGTCTGCAACGATGCCCGCACATCATCTGATTTTTTCTGGTCTTGCTTCTTGCTTGCTTTTTGATTATTTCTCCCTATATTTGTGTCTTCATATTTATGATTGAATAGAATAAGGCAGTGACTATGTATTTAAGCCTTCCCTGTGCCTGTGTGGGCTGCTTGCAGTGTGGATTTTTGACTTTTACTGTTGCATGTGGGTGGATTGTGGGAGGTTTTTCTATTGTGCTTCTTAAGTGATGCTTCATTAAAGATTGACAACTGTCTCTTCCTTTCCCAGGATGCCCAGATTGAGAAGGAGAAGCAAATCTATAATATCACAGGAGGGTGTAcagctctcactgtggtttacCTGCTAGGAAAACTATACGTTGCGAATGCAGGTGATAGCAGGTGTGTATACCTATCGTCTGTCCATTATATGAAAGAGTATGTAAAGCAAGCGGAAATAATCACACCGTAGTAAAAGGAGGAACCCAAAAAACATATGATGTCAGTACATTGTGACGCCTTTCTCACTGTTTTGGACACTGTCCTGGCCAACCTCAGCAGGAAATTGGCTGACATTGGAGGGTAGTCAGCTTTCCATGCTTTAAAAGCTGGTCTGGTgccctgtctctttctttctacaGCTTATTTTCTTTTGGTGTtacatcttaaaaataaaaattctgttggaaaggtcccatattatgctcattttcaggtttgtacttttattttgggtttctactataacgtgtacaagctttaaaaaaaaaaaaaaagggtgagATGTTCTGAATACGGCTGTGTGCATTTTCCATGAATTTGTTTTGATTCTTTGACAGTATTTATATATCCCCTCAACCTGCCTTATAATCaaatggaaatctcactttttaaaatactttttttgaagtatttttttaaaaatttacttTTAAGTAAATCTCTTGCACGGACTCCCTTCTTGTCACACTCCCTAGGCCAGTTTGTGACAACACACAGAGACCTTCTTTTCAGTGCAAAGGTTGCATGTACATTACTTGTCCAATTTTTGTGTCGCTGCAGGGCTATCATTATTAGAAACAATGACATCATTCCCATGTCGACAGAGTTTACACCAGAATCAGAACGACAGCGACTCCAATTCCTGGTAAGAAAACACAGTACCATTAATTTTGATATAGAAATAcaaagagtgtgtatgtgttatctCTTAAAAAGGGTAGGGCTGTATGACACATAGTCTTTATTGTCTTTAGTATGAAGTGCTTTCTGAATCTTGACAAGTATATGTAGTAAGTTTAGTCACACAAAGCCAGGTCAGTTTATTTAGTTGCCTAGAGGATCAGTGCTTACTGTTAGCCACAGTGTCTCACCATGTGTTCACACAATAAGCAACACAATCAGCAAGGCATCTGAAGTCcatcaatttcaatttcctaGAGCTGTGCAACAGGGAAAATCAACAGCTGAAAATAGCTGGCCATGATTGACCTTTTATATAGTCAGTGGTAATAAGCAGTGACGCTTCCAGGTTTGCTTTTCATTTCATGAATACATTACAAAGATGACGTTTGGATAAACTCTTGTTTCCCTTTTTAGTTGAAAGCAAAGTTCACTACCAACTGCTTTTGTTCTGCCTATATTTCCTACACAGATATCCATGTACAGTATCATATATTAAGAAAAAGTGGGAGCCATTAGCATGGCTGATATTATCACTGATCTGTTAGTATACACTGTATGTCTGCAAGTAAATAATAAGAAATGTTGCATACAGCAATGCCAGAGAGGTGAGTTAATTTAAGACTTTCTCCGTTAAATACTTTTTCCACTAGAGAGCAATGACAAGTTcatttttcaactgtaaaatatcCTACTCAGTAGAATTCGTTAATAACCAAACTTAAGGCACATTTAAggcatttttaatgttaaaaaaggaaagtatAGGCTCTATCTCTCAATCCAATTCCAAGTTTAATCACAACAGTCTGTGCCACAATTGGTCACAATTGTTTTACTCTACAATCTATAATCAGCCTTAAAATTCCATTACAAGCTTGAGAGTGAAGTGAAGGAAGATCCAACACATTTAGCCGCTTGACTGACTTGAAGACTATCATTGTATTCTCCAGGGTTTCATGCAGCCTCACCTGTTAGGAAATGAGTTCACGCACCTGGAATTTCCTCGGAGAGTTCAGAGGAAGGAGGTAGGCAAGAGGATGCTCTACAGAGATTTCACCATGAATGGATGGTaagtcttcctctgtcttttttattatctCTTTTACATATTATTTTCACTAAGTAGACAAAGCAATTCAATATGGCAGACCTCCAAATGTGTGCTTAAGATGAATGTTGGCTGTCAAATTACGTTGTCAAATGAAAACTGCTAATTTTGGGGGATGGCATACATTCCTCTCCAGCTGCATCCCCCTTAAATGAAACCACAATctgaaaaataatttcattaGTTGATCGTGCTGTGGTCTCAATCTTTGCTTCTCTTgctccctttccctcttttaTTGCTGCTTTCTATACAGCAAGAGCTAGAGAGACCAGCAGAGAGCTAATGAGGGAGCTCCCTGAGCCTAACTTGATATGATATAATGATACAGCAGAGATGGCCCAATATGTGCAGTGTTCTGTTGGCTAGCAAAGCAACCTGCTGTTTGAACGTGGCTTCAGTGGAAGCCAGTAATGAGATTTTTGCTTTTACTGctactctcactcacacacactcactcactgatGCATACTGTAGAGCCACATACAGTACTGTGTGTATTGTGATgattatttcacaataaaacaaccCATCAGGAGAAGAAATGTGCCAGCCATGATGTGCCCCTTTGTTGCTTATCCTCACATCCAAGCAAGGAAGAATTTTGGagtcatttttcaaatattgccCATATCTCAGAAGGACAGGGTGTTGTTTGAAAATTTTCAATCAGCTTGGGTCACAAACCAAGGCAGCTGGAGAAACATTTTGAGGGATATGAGAAATCCAAAAGATGCATAATGACTCTGCTTATGGCTACTGTGGCTTCTGAGGCAGCTACTTCCGAGGTGCCCCTGAACAAGGCTGTATTTTTTTTGAGCTTCTCGAGACCCTACCTGCCCATCGAAATTTCTCGGAGCCCGAGGTGATGTCTTTGAatggcttgttttgtccaacaatCAGTCTGAACCCCAAAGATGTTGACAGACGGAGCAAACCCTAGTCAGATGTGAAGCCATTTGAAGTTGTTAATATTCTCTGCCAACTGCTGACGCCAAGTCTAATCTAGCTAGTTTAAGTACGTCAGCGTCAGCCGTAGGGTCTTTCAGTTAGACATCAAAGCTCCATTTCTAACAGTGTTTTCAGATATTCTGCTTCCATTTGTGCACTTCTGAActcatttttgtgttgtttgcttgtgtgttcTGAGATTACCTCCCCCACACTTTCTCTTGCGAAAATTTTCACTGGCAAAAACTTATTGCAATCTAGAGAGACGCCAAAATGAGACACAGAATCAAAATCTGGCATTATTTCACGGCTACAATATGTTTGTTAACAGTGGCTGagcaagaacaaaaaaaggaaatttatatttgtttattgCAAAACTCAAATAGGAGACCTTTTAAATTCAAAGAGTTTTCACACCAACAGACTTTAGTTCGGTTGAATCGAACTAGAGTTTGTTTGCCCCGCTGGTGTGGTTTGTTTGGGCAGGTGAGAACACGGCAATCGAACTCTGGTGTGCACCAAAAGCGGACCAAACAAGCGTACCGAGACCTTCTTCAAGAGGTGGCCTCGGTACATTGTCAATCGAACTCTGGATTGGTTagtttgtggtgagaacgtgatCCGTACTCGAACTGCACCAACTATACAACCTCCaccagtctgagctaatgtatcctgtagtcaggtgtgtttagctTACAGGGTACTATCTACTACAGGGTATCACAGAAATAGACTGCGGTCAAGCTCGTAACGTCTCTTGCAAAACAATGTCTAataattttaatgaaatgagctggtttgaccactagACCAGAACACAGGACTTTTTATCTGTCCATTTACTTTCTTGTTCCCGCCCCCAGACATATCTGACCAATAAGGGGGctggacatttttttgtaatgatgCAATTTGGTACGCTTAGATTTTTCCtggtgtgaaaccaaaccaagCAAAGGCAAATTGCTCCAAGGTTACTAGCTCACCAACTGATTcagaccaaagcaaacaaactacaggTATGAAAATGCCCTAAATCACTGGATTGCACATGCACCTTTAAAGATGTAAGACATCTTAGCTACAAAGCGTCAGTCCCATGGCAGTTAGTGCCTTTCTCAAAGACCTGCTGGCAGTTATGTTATGGTTATGTTACATTAGGATGGTTAATGATAGACCTGATGAAGAGGCTGTAGAACAGTGAAGCTCCCAGGGCCAATATGACATGGGGAAATTGTTAAAGATATTATAATAAAGAAACCTCAAAGGtctcctttttctcttctcaatacacctacagtattttttttacagtttttcttccTAAAGGTACTATGTGGAATTTTCTGAAAATCCTTGTTATTATTGACACTGGTGGCCGGCAGCCAACATCCTGTTTCTCTCATACTCTCTTGCACTGTGTAGGCGCAAGCGAGCATCCTGGGCATCAGCCAAACCGTGACATGAAACACAAAAGACTGAACTTTGTACCGTTTCATCATTTATTGTTGGCTTAAATCAAAACCCTTTGTCATAATACATAACTTAGTAAATGGATCACGTAAGCTCGTAAAGTAATTTGGCAAGCTGGCCAACTAACATATCCATTATATACTACCGTATTTTCCTAGTGAGGATGTTAGCAACCAAGCAAACTAAGGTTAGCCACCTAGTTGTAACTTAGCTATGCTGCACGGATCTGATGTAAGATCACAAAGCTAGCCAATTAACTAGCCAGATCAGTCACAGGAGTCTGGATGAAATAGCTGACCCTGTCCACTTAACACTATTTTGCTATGTTAGCTAGCAAGCAATTTGACCGCGTTGGCAGGCAAGCTAACTAATTGTTGTTGACTTGAGGAGCTGAAGAGAGACAAGGCACTCGTGAGTGTGCATAAATGTCACATTCTTTGGAGTCCTTTACATAGAAATCTGTCCACAGGTTGTCATAGGCAACAGAGAAAAGTTGGGAAAGTTCATTAAGTTACGTTACAATCCAGTCACACATTGGCAATACAAAGCAATTAATACATGTATATTGCTTCACAAAAGTACctttaagtgtgtgtttattttttctgtgtgaCTATGTGttagacagaaagaaaaacaattcaCTGTCttggtctgtttttctttttccttcctcAAACACAGGGCATACAAGACCGTCAACGATGAAGATCTCAAGTTTCCACTGATATATGGGGAAGGGAAAAAGGTAAGGGTGCGTGCGTGTCTACTCCGAGTTCTGTAAATCGACTCTGGAATTTTGAACTGCAGAGAAAAATCACTCACTCGGAACGTTGTCTATCTGCCACCCAGAGAGTGGGCGAACACTTGGTCTAGGATGTGCGAGTACCacactgtgcgtgtgtgtatcaGTGTATACCCTCactagaagagagagaggagaccgTCCATCTGTTTCACTCCAGTAGCTacatctgtcacacacacacacagacacaccccacTCGGGAGATGACAGTCTCTTTGAGAAGTGAAGTTAATCCCCACTGGGACAGCAGGGGCTgagatgagaagaagaaaacctCCACACTCCACCAAAATAAATTGCGCAAAACGCTTCAAATTTTCAGTCATGTcagtttgtttcatgttttcaatCAATTCTGTTTGATGCAAAGAGAGACATGACGGACAAAAGCATCTGACGACCACACAGCACCAGTGTTGTCTGATGAAAAGCTGTTGAATTCAAAGAATgtacaaaaacaagttttttcacagggataaaagagaagaatattgaaaataattttGATAATTAATGGATTGGAAaggaatagaaaaataaatgtcaacacTCTACAAA
Protein-coding regions in this window:
- the LOC116673046 gene encoding protein phosphatase 1H, which gives rise to MLTRVKSAVAGFMGGIMSGGNSGGVGNTGSELPLKFPYMRPEFLGLSLDEIECSADHIARPILILKETRRLPWATGYAEVINAGKSALNEDQACCEVVVARRRPMSYCPPSTPSKTPTAKRRNSLPNGEGLGLRVDHSKLGEDSEGLVFHYWALFDGHAGSGAAIVASRLLQHHIACQLQAVIEILRNVASLPPTVLGEEPDNNPYFQGNTPGPHRALTRAASLRGASGAPGSPSNTPPPPRFFTEKKIQHESLVIGAIENAFKEMDAQIEKEKQIYNITGGCTALTVVYLLGKLYVANAGDSRAIIIRNNDIIPMSTEFTPESERQRLQFLGFMQPHLLGNEFTHLEFPRRVQRKEVGKRMLYRDFTMNGWAYKTVNDEDLKFPLIYGEGKKARVLATIGVTRGLGDHDLKVHDSNIYIKPFLSCCPEVKVYNLQQYEHGADDVLVMGTDGLWDVLSNQEVAEAVTTFLANCDPDDLHRYTMAAQDLVMRARGVLRDRGWRITNERLGSGDDISAFIIPLMYGNRQP